A DNA window from Gigantopelta aegis isolate Gae_Host chromosome 4, Gae_host_genome, whole genome shotgun sequence contains the following coding sequences:
- the LOC121369882 gene encoding uncharacterized protein LOC121369882, protein MSVTVSVNHSIRQSQYLSFTVSVNHSIYQSQYLSVTVSVNHSIYQSQYPSITVSISHSIYQSQYLSVTVSVSHIIYQSQYLPVTVSISHSIRQSQYPSITVSISHGIYQSQYPSVTVSVNHSIYQSQYPSITVSISHSIYQSQYPSITVSISHSIRQSQYLSVTVSISHSIYQSQYPSVTLSISHSIRQSQYLSVTVSVNHSIYQSQYPSVTVSVNHSIRQSQYPSVTVSVNHSIYQSQYLSVTISVSHSTRQSQYPSVTVSVNHSIYQSQYPSVTVSVNHSIRQSQYPSVTVSVNHSIYQSQYLSVTISVSHSTRQSQYPSVTRSMSPNPHRNWGASFPIDPSQSVSQSVSQSPELYPLLSLHLAQADHICT, encoded by the exons ATGTCAGTCACAGTATCCGTCAATCACAGTATCCGTCAGTCACAGTATCTATCATTCACAGTGTCCGTCAATCACAGTATCTATCAGTCACAGTATCTATCAGTCACAGTATCCGTCAATCACAGTATCTATCAGTCACAGTATCCGTCAATCACAGTATCTATCAGTCACAGTATCTATCAGTCACAGTATCTATCGGTCACAGTATCCGTCAGTCACATTATCTATCAGTCACAGTATCTGCCAGTCACAGTATCTATCAGTCACAGTATCCGTCAGTCACAGTATCCGTCAATCACAGTATCTATCAGTCACGGTATATATCAGTCACAGTATCCGTCAGTCACAGTATCCGTCAATCACAGTATCTATCAGTCACAGTATCCGTCAATCACAGTATCTATCAGTCACAGTATCTATCAGTCACAGTATCCGTCAATCACAGTATCTATCAGTCACAGTATCCGTCAATCACAGTATCTATCAGTCACAGTATCTATCAGTCACAGTATCTATCAGTCACAGTATCCGTCAGTCACATTATCTATCAGTCACAGTATCCGTCAATCACAGTATCTATCAGTCACAGTATCCGTCAATCACAGTATCTATCAGTCACAGTATCCGTCTGTCACAGTATCCGTCAATCACAGTATCCGTCAGTCACAGTATCCGTCAGTCACAGTTTCCGTCAATCACAGTATCTATCAATCACAGTATCTGTCAGTCACAATATCCGTCAGTCACAGTACCCGTCAGTCACAGTATCCGTCAGTCACAGTATCCGTCAATCACAGTATCTATCAGTCACAGTATCCGTCTGTCACAGTATCCGTCAATCACAGTATCCGTCAGTCACAGTATCCGTCAGTCACAGTTTCTGTCAATCACAGTATCTATCAATCACAGTATCTGTCAGTCACAATATCCGTCAGTCACAGTACCCGTCAGTCACAGTATCCGTCAGTCACA AGAAGCATGTCCCCGAATCCTCATAGAAACTGGGGTGCTTCGTTCCCCATTGAtcccagtcagtcagtcagtcagtcagtcagtcagtcacccGAACTGTACCCCCTGCTTTCGCTGCACCTAGCGCAGGCTGACCATATATGTACCTGA